In Crinalium epipsammum PCC 9333, the following are encoded in one genomic region:
- the proB gene encoding glutamate 5-kinase has product MSETIVVKIGTSSLTQPDGRLAVSAIATLAETLTNLRSSGYGVVLVSSGAVGVGCARLGLKERPRMMALKQAVAAVGQGRLMRIYDDFFTALEQPIAQVLLTRSTFGERTSYVNAYNTFHELLRLGVIPIVNENDTVAVEELKFGDNDTLSALVANLIEADWLFLLTDVDRLYSADPRTFPDAQPIIMVNNLEELEELQVQTGDRGSKWGTGGMVTKITAARIATRAGIRTVITQGQHPQNIQKILQGESIGTQFAPQTRTSNARKRWIAHGVISNGKLYLDVGAIYAIASAGKSLLAAGITNVSGEFQSSEAVQLCDAQGNEIARGIVNYSSSELKQIKGHRSEEIPAILGYVGVETVVHRDNLVITN; this is encoded by the coding sequence ATGTCTGAAACAATAGTTGTAAAAATTGGCACTTCTAGCCTGACCCAACCTGACGGGAGATTAGCTGTATCTGCGATCGCAACCTTAGCTGAAACTCTTACCAATCTCAGGTCTTCAGGCTATGGCGTGGTGTTAGTTTCCTCTGGTGCTGTGGGAGTTGGTTGTGCCAGGTTAGGGCTCAAAGAGCGTCCTCGGATGATGGCGCTAAAACAAGCAGTAGCAGCAGTCGGTCAAGGGCGCTTGATGCGGATTTATGACGATTTCTTTACAGCATTAGAACAACCAATTGCCCAAGTTCTCCTTACGCGCAGCACTTTTGGAGAACGCACTAGCTATGTAAATGCCTACAATACCTTCCATGAATTACTGCGGCTAGGTGTAATTCCAATTGTGAATGAGAATGACACCGTAGCTGTAGAGGAATTGAAGTTCGGGGATAATGATACTCTCTCAGCCTTAGTCGCTAACTTAATCGAAGCAGACTGGCTATTTTTACTAACTGATGTGGACAGACTATATTCTGCTGATCCGCGCACCTTTCCTGATGCTCAACCGATCATAATGGTGAACAATCTTGAGGAATTAGAAGAATTGCAGGTGCAAACAGGCGATCGCGGTTCTAAATGGGGTACTGGTGGTATGGTAACCAAAATTACAGCCGCTAGAATTGCTACCCGTGCAGGTATTCGGACTGTAATTACTCAAGGGCAACATCCCCAGAATATTCAGAAAATATTGCAAGGAGAATCTATCGGCACGCAGTTTGCACCCCAAACCCGTACCAGCAACGCCCGCAAACGTTGGATAGCTCACGGAGTGATTAGTAATGGTAAATTGTATTTAGATGTCGGAGCGATTTATGCGATCGCATCTGCTGGCAAATCTCTATTAGCTGCTGGTATCACTAACGTCTCAGGTGAATTTCAATCCTCAGAGGCAGTGCAGTTATGTGATGCCCAAGGAAATGAAATTGCTAGGGGAATTGTCAACTACAGCAGCAGCGAACTAAAGCAAATTAAGGGGCATCGCTCAGAAGAAATCCCCGCAATTTTGGGTTATGTCGGTGTGGAAAC
- a CDS encoding DUF3727 domain-containing protein gives MPSSPNFEENDSREPASVTLTDAATGRSLDCYIEHSLEVEGTLYLLLLPVDSPIEIVAWNEDGEQEATLVEDEPELDRIFADAQAVLAEQNLTLKRTAHTLTVAGEIPEVVEEDILTIEMEEEGSEIEPEEFQLLANFYHEEQEYGVYTPLDPLLFFARENQHGKPELLSPDEFKKVQPLLEEMLFDELE, from the coding sequence ATGCCCTCATCCCCAAATTTTGAAGAGAATGATTCCCGTGAACCTGCATCTGTCACCCTGACAGATGCAGCAACAGGGCGATCGCTTGATTGTTACATTGAGCATTCCCTAGAAGTAGAGGGTACTTTATACCTGCTACTACTACCTGTAGATTCGCCCATAGAAATTGTTGCCTGGAACGAGGATGGCGAACAAGAAGCCACTCTCGTCGAAGACGAACCCGAACTAGATCGCATCTTTGCTGATGCTCAAGCAGTTCTCGCAGAGCAAAATCTCACCCTCAAGCGCACTGCCCATACCCTTACTGTTGCTGGTGAAATTCCAGAAGTAGTAGAAGAAGACATCTTAACTATAGAGATGGAAGAGGAAGGCAGTGAAATCGAGCCCGAAGAATTTCAGCTTTTAGCTAACTTCTACCATGAAGAGCAAGAGTACGGTGTTTATACACCTCTTGATCCTTTGCTATTCTTTGCACGGGAAAATCAACATGGCAAGCCAGAGCTACTTTCCCCAGATGAATTTAAAAAAGTCCAACCACTACTCGAAGAAATGCTCTTTGACGAGTTGGAATAG
- a CDS encoding YqeG family HAD IIIA-type phosphatase encodes MPWAEFLQPNLIVEGSVLNLTPEILQKYHLKGLVLDVDDTLVPVKSTQASETLLLWVEEIRQVAALWLVSNNLSETRISNIAKAVNVPYLLGAGKPSRRKLRQAVTEMNLPVEQVAMVGDRLFTDVLAGNRLGMFTILVEPMVDPAAAARKYPIRNFEVWFSQTLGVSLTAKQQKLTNCE; translated from the coding sequence ATGCCTTGGGCAGAATTTTTACAGCCAAACTTGATTGTAGAAGGTTCGGTGCTAAATTTGACACCGGAAATTTTGCAAAAATATCACCTTAAAGGTTTGGTATTAGATGTGGATGACACTTTAGTACCAGTAAAATCTACCCAAGCTTCTGAAACATTACTACTTTGGGTAGAAGAAATTAGACAGGTGGCAGCCCTTTGGCTGGTAAGTAACAACCTCAGCGAAACTAGAATTAGCAACATTGCCAAAGCCGTGAATGTGCCTTACTTACTTGGCGCTGGTAAACCATCCCGACGTAAGTTGAGACAGGCAGTTACAGAGATGAATTTGCCTGTGGAACAAGTGGCAATGGTAGGCGATCGCTTATTTACAGATGTCCTTGCTGGTAACAGATTAGGAATGTTTACTATTCTGGTTGAGCCAATGGTTGATCCGGCGGCGGCGGCACGTAAATATCCTATACGCAATTTTGAAGTGTGGTTTTCTCAAACCTTGGGTGTTTCACTGACAGCAAAGCAACAAAAGTTAACTAATTGTGAATAA
- the mltG gene encoding endolytic transglycosylase MltG, with amino-acid sequence MNAVKPTFKWLYLLAIPPILLGIVAFFGWSWWSKETAPPQLDAQSSSTPGKTVQVQIPQGTASQQIGRQLETAGLIRSTQAWKLWTSWLSFNNKQGGFKSGVYRLSPTQSLPEIADQIWNGKVVQLDYTIPEGWSLQQMANYFESIGFFKAEDFLAATRDIPKDQFSWLPDNLPHLEGFLYPDTYKIASDSITPKLIVRQMLKEFERVALPVYQQAQSSTNFSLLEWVTLGSIVEKEAVIAEERPRIAGVFTARLKQGITLGSDPTVEYGLGIKQTQDQPLTYAQVKIPNPYNTYINQGLPPGPIASPGLGSLKAVLNPENTDYLYFVARYDGTHIFSRTLREHNAAIAAVRQQQSR; translated from the coding sequence ATGAATGCTGTAAAGCCCACATTTAAGTGGTTGTACTTGCTAGCTATACCACCAATACTTTTGGGTATAGTTGCTTTTTTTGGCTGGTCTTGGTGGAGCAAGGAAACTGCTCCGCCTCAACTAGATGCACAATCAAGTTCTACACCGGGAAAAACGGTACAAGTCCAAATTCCACAAGGAACGGCGAGCCAACAAATTGGTCGCCAGCTAGAGACTGCTGGCTTAATTCGCTCTACCCAAGCTTGGAAGCTGTGGACATCCTGGTTGTCGTTTAACAATAAGCAGGGTGGCTTTAAGTCTGGTGTTTATAGACTTTCACCTACCCAGTCTTTACCAGAAATTGCTGATCAAATCTGGAACGGTAAGGTGGTACAGCTAGACTACACCATCCCAGAAGGCTGGTCTTTACAGCAGATGGCTAATTACTTTGAATCTATTGGTTTTTTTAAAGCCGAAGATTTTCTGGCTGCAACCCGTGATATTCCTAAAGATCAGTTTTCCTGGTTACCAGATAATTTGCCGCACTTAGAAGGATTTTTATATCCAGATACTTACAAAATAGCTAGTGATAGCATTACCCCCAAACTAATTGTCCGTCAGATGCTCAAAGAGTTTGAACGGGTAGCTTTGCCAGTCTATCAACAAGCTCAAAGTAGTACCAATTTTAGTCTCCTAGAATGGGTAACTCTGGGTAGTATTGTAGAAAAAGAAGCAGTAATTGCAGAAGAGCGTCCTCGGATTGCTGGTGTCTTTACTGCCCGTCTAAAACAGGGAATCACGTTAGGATCTGATCCAACTGTTGAATATGGGCTAGGAATTAAGCAAACTCAAGATCAGCCGTTGACTTACGCGCAGGTGAAAATTCCTAACCCATACAACACATATATCAACCAAGGGCTACCACCAGGTCCGATCGCTAGTCCTGGTTTGGGCAGTTTAAAAGCTGTTTTGAATCCCGAAAATACAGATTATCTCTATTTTGTGGCTCGTTATGATGGTACGCATATTTTTAGCCGTACTCTGCGAGAACATAATGCTGCGATCGCGGCTGTTCGACAACAGCAATCTCGTTAA